One segment of Bacillus alkalisoli DNA contains the following:
- a CDS encoding dihydrolipoamide acetyltransferase family protein: MAVEKITMPQLGESVTEGTISRWLVSVGDKVNKYEPLAEVMTDKVNAEIPSSFTGTIKELVAEDGDTLAVGEIICYIETEGGGEATAESKPAATPEKSEVTAPAAAATSDADAPNKRRYSPAVLRLAQENNIDLEQLTGTGAGGRITRKDIQKVIESGNIPTADSKPAVSETSAAAKVETANAPAAAPAAATSVPAPKAAAPVNIPVEPGDIEIPVSGIRKAIATNMLRSKHEAPHAWTMIEVDATNLVGYRNSIKGEFKAKEGFNLTFFAFFVKAVAQALKEYPQINSMWAGEKIVQKKDINISIAVATDDALYVPVIRNADEKTIKGIAREITDLAGKVRAGKLTSAEMQGGTFTVNNTGSFGSVQSQGIINFPQAAILQVESIVKRPVVMDNGMIAVRDMVNLCMSLDHRVLDGLVCGRFLARVKEIIEKMSKENTSVY, translated from the coding sequence TTGGCAGTTGAGAAAATTACAATGCCACAGCTTGGCGAAAGTGTTACGGAAGGTACAATCAGTCGCTGGCTTGTAAGCGTTGGAGACAAAGTAAATAAATACGAGCCTCTAGCAGAGGTTATGACAGATAAAGTTAACGCAGAAATTCCATCTTCTTTCACTGGAACAATTAAAGAGTTAGTAGCAGAAGACGGTGACACATTAGCAGTAGGAGAAATCATCTGTTACATCGAAACAGAAGGTGGCGGTGAAGCAACAGCTGAGTCAAAACCTGCAGCAACTCCTGAGAAGTCGGAAGTAACTGCTCCAGCAGCAGCTGCTACATCTGATGCGGATGCACCAAACAAACGTCGTTACTCTCCTGCAGTATTACGTCTTGCACAAGAAAACAATATCGACCTTGAGCAATTAACAGGTACTGGAGCAGGCGGACGTATTACGAGAAAAGACATTCAAAAAGTGATCGAATCTGGAAACATACCAACTGCTGATAGTAAGCCAGCAGTATCGGAAACTTCAGCAGCAGCAAAGGTTGAGACGGCTAATGCTCCTGCAGCGGCTCCAGCGGCAGCAACATCTGTTCCTGCTCCAAAAGCAGCAGCACCAGTGAATATACCAGTTGAGCCAGGCGATATCGAAATTCCTGTATCTGGTATACGTAAAGCAATCGCTACTAACATGTTACGTTCGAAACACGAAGCTCCACATGCATGGACTATGATCGAAGTAGACGCAACAAACTTAGTAGGATACCGCAACTCCATTAAAGGAGAATTCAAAGCAAAAGAAGGTTTCAACCTAACATTCTTCGCATTCTTCGTAAAAGCAGTTGCACAAGCATTAAAAGAGTACCCACAAATCAACTCTATGTGGGCTGGCGAAAAAATCGTTCAGAAAAAAGACATCAACATCTCAATTGCAGTTGCAACAGACGATGCATTATACGTTCCAGTAATCCGTAATGCGGACGAAAAAACAATCAAAGGTATCGCTCGTGAAATTACAGACCTAGCTGGTAAAGTTCGCGCTGGAAAATTAACATCTGCAGAAATGCAAGGTGGAACGTTCACAGTGAACAACACTGGTTCATTCGGTTCTGTACAATCACAAGGTATCATCAACTTCCCACAAGCAGCTATCCTGCAAGTGGAATCTATCGTGAAACGTCCAGTAGTAATGGACAACGGCATGATCGCAGTTCGCGACATGGTAAACCTATGTATGTCTCTTGACCACCGCGTCCTAGATGGCCTAGTTTGCGGCCGCTTCTTAGCACGCGTGAAAGAAATCATCGAGAAGATGTCGAAGGAAAATACTTCTGTATATTAA
- a CDS encoding thiamine pyrophosphate-dependent dehydrogenase E1 component subunit alpha, giving the protein MAENRHQALGLSDENVLEMFETMLLARRIDERMWLLNRAGKIPFVISCQGQEAAQIGAAFALDREKDYVLPYYRDMGVVLTFGMTAKDLMLSGFAKAEDPNSGGRQMPGHFGQKKNRIVTGSSPVTTQVPHAVGVALGGRLEGKDLVTFVTFGEGSSNQGDFHEGANYAAVHKLPVIFMCENNKYAISVPYEKQVACEKISDRAIGYGMPGVTVDGNDPLEVYKVVKEAADRGRRGEGPTLVETIAYRLTPHSSDDDDRAYRGREEVEEAKQKDPIISFANYLRELGILDEAKEKEMNDKIMNIVNEATEYAENAPYADPESALKHVYAE; this is encoded by the coding sequence ATGGCTGAAAATCGTCATCAAGCCCTAGGCTTATCAGATGAAAATGTATTAGAAATGTTTGAAACTATGCTACTTGCACGCCGTATTGACGAGCGTATGTGGCTATTAAACCGTGCTGGAAAAATCCCATTTGTTATTTCTTGTCAAGGGCAAGAAGCAGCTCAAATCGGAGCAGCTTTTGCACTAGATCGTGAAAAAGATTACGTATTACCATACTACCGTGATATGGGTGTTGTATTAACTTTCGGTATGACTGCGAAAGACTTAATGCTATCTGGTTTTGCGAAAGCAGAAGATCCAAACTCCGGTGGACGTCAAATGCCAGGTCACTTTGGTCAAAAGAAAAACCGTATCGTAACAGGTTCTTCTCCAGTTACAACACAAGTACCACATGCCGTTGGTGTTGCATTAGGTGGACGTCTTGAAGGAAAAGACTTAGTAACATTCGTAACTTTCGGTGAAGGTTCATCTAACCAAGGTGATTTCCACGAAGGTGCAAACTACGCAGCAGTTCACAAATTACCTGTTATTTTTATGTGTGAAAACAACAAATATGCAATCTCTGTTCCTTATGAGAAACAAGTTGCTTGTGAAAAAATCTCGGACCGTGCAATTGGTTACGGTATGCCTGGTGTAACAGTTGACGGGAACGATCCGTTAGAAGTTTATAAAGTGGTTAAAGAAGCAGCAGACCGTGGCCGTCGTGGCGAAGGTCCAACATTAGTAGAAACAATTGCTTACCGTCTAACGCCTCACTCATCGGATGACGATGATCGTGCATATCGTGGACGTGAAGAAGTAGAAGAAGCAAAACAAAAAGATCCTATCATTTCCTTTGCTAACTACTTAAGAGAATTAGGAATTCTAGATGAAGCAAAAGAAAAAGAAATGAACGACAAGATCATGAATATCGTAAACGAAGCTACAGAATACGCAGAAAATGCACCATATGCTGATCCAGAAAGTGCATTAAAGCACGTATACGCGGAGTAA
- a CDS encoding methylmalonyl-CoA mutase subunit beta, which produces MDTTNFPNMKNSSFPNATKEEWIAKVEQTLKGKLVDSLNSRTYEAIVRQPLYTEAPNTTPLPQTKNNNSWLVSQTLQPQSTLKETNEQIKGELHYGLQAINFYTYPSTNQNAITITKVEELEQVLDGIDITNVPLHVHTGTNSKHFLEILLYYTKEPQLLSGYIGADPIGTLAANGEVPDLPTQLDEMAETIKLCQNNNLNVKTIWIDSQPYHNAGANAVQELAISVTTAVEYISQLQKRGLTPEEIANQIVFTFSIGSDFFMEIAKLRAAKIIWSNIQKEFGLNQTPMTIHARTSKFNKSFLDQHVNMLRTTTEAFAAAIGGVDSLNIDSFANANDAFSRRIARNTHYILKEESFLDKVMDPASGSYYIETLTHELAEITWAYFQEIESEGGILASLKSSSIQNDIKMIADLKLQDVKNRKKKLVGVNMYAIIQENIFSEKKDTNTRTNKTTIQPLKAIHLAEPFEQLRLQAKEFEKRTGQLPEATLINIGELKDHKPRTDFATSFLYVGGVNTSSSPSLTTQDTVKDWLQSNQEISKVVIICGSDTTYDEMLTNTVKEVKAALPSTYIIVAGNRKDEVALMGAGVHDFIHLRSNCYTQLVAIQEVLEVITDEA; this is translated from the coding sequence ATGGACACGACGAATTTTCCAAACATGAAAAATAGTAGTTTTCCAAATGCAACAAAAGAAGAATGGATTGCAAAAGTCGAGCAAACATTAAAAGGAAAACTAGTAGATTCATTAAATAGCAGAACGTACGAAGCAATTGTACGACAACCATTGTATACGGAAGCACCAAACACAACACCGCTTCCACAAACAAAAAACAACAACTCATGGCTAGTAAGTCAAACACTACAGCCTCAATCAACACTAAAAGAAACAAATGAACAAATTAAAGGTGAATTACATTATGGCTTGCAGGCTATAAACTTTTACACCTATCCTTCTACAAACCAGAATGCCATTACCATTACAAAAGTAGAAGAATTAGAGCAGGTATTAGATGGTATTGATATTACAAACGTACCTTTGCACGTACATACTGGCACTAACTCCAAACATTTCTTAGAAATTCTATTATACTATACAAAAGAACCTCAATTATTAAGTGGCTACATCGGGGCCGATCCAATCGGCACATTAGCAGCCAATGGAGAAGTACCAGACCTACCAACTCAACTCGACGAAATGGCAGAAACAATCAAACTTTGCCAAAACAACAATTTAAACGTCAAAACTATATGGATTGACTCACAACCCTACCACAATGCAGGAGCAAATGCCGTTCAAGAATTGGCAATATCCGTTACAACTGCTGTGGAGTATATATCGCAACTACAAAAAAGAGGACTAACTCCAGAAGAAATCGCCAACCAAATCGTATTCACTTTCTCTATCGGCAGCGACTTTTTTATGGAAATCGCTAAATTAAGAGCAGCAAAAATTATTTGGTCAAACATACAAAAAGAATTTGGTCTAAACCAAACACCAATGACCATTCATGCAAGAACATCAAAATTCAATAAATCGTTCCTTGACCAACACGTAAACATGCTCCGTACAACAACCGAAGCTTTTGCAGCAGCTATAGGTGGAGTAGACAGTTTAAACATTGACAGTTTTGCAAACGCTAACGACGCTTTCTCTAGGAGAATTGCTCGCAACACACATTATATTTTAAAAGAAGAGTCATTCTTAGACAAAGTTATGGACCCTGCTTCAGGTTCGTATTATATAGAAACATTAACGCACGAACTAGCAGAAATCACTTGGGCTTATTTCCAAGAAATCGAGTCAGAAGGCGGCATCTTGGCTTCATTAAAATCAAGCTCCATCCAAAATGACATCAAAATGATTGCCGACTTAAAACTTCAAGATGTGAAAAATAGAAAGAAAAAGCTCGTTGGAGTTAACATGTACGCTATTATCCAAGAAAATATTTTCTCAGAAAAAAAAGACACAAATACACGAACGAACAAAACAACAATCCAACCGCTAAAAGCAATCCATCTAGCGGAGCCATTTGAGCAATTACGACTACAAGCAAAAGAATTTGAAAAAAGGACGGGCCAACTTCCAGAGGCAACGCTAATAAACATTGGGGAGCTAAAAGATCATAAACCGCGAACTGATTTTGCAACGAGCTTCTTATATGTGGGGGGAGTTAACACATCTAGTAGCCCTAGCTTAACGACACAAGATACAGTAAAAGACTGGTTACAATCCAACCAAGAAATCTCGAAAGTAGTAATTATTTGTGGTTCAGATACAACGTACGATGAAATGTTAACGAATACTGTGAAAGAAGTGAAAGCTGCATTACCAAGTACTTACATTATAGTAGCAGGCAATCGAAAAGACGAAGTTGCATTAATGGGAGCAGGTGTGCATGATTTTATTCACTTGCGTTCTAATTGCTACACACAACTAGTTGCCATTCAAGAAGTATTAGAGGTGATAACAGATGAGGCCTAA
- the lpdA gene encoding dihydrolipoyl dehydrogenase produces the protein MAEEYDLVILGGGTGGYVAAIRASQLGLKTAVVEKKKLGGTCLHAGCIPSKALLRSAEVYAQTKKSEEFGVVTSDVKLDFLKVQERKQKIIDQLHGGVQHLMKQGKIDVFHGTGRILGPSIFSPMPGTISVEFENGDENAMLIPKNVIVATGSRPRSLPGLEIDGTLVMTSDEALQLEELPKSIIIVGGGVIGIEWASMLSDFGVEVTVLEYADRILPTEDKEISKEMQRLMKKHGVKVVTGAKVLPETLVKSDVVTIKAEHKGVEKSFTAEKMLVSVGRQANVEGIGIENTDIVVDKGFILTNDYFQTKESHIYAIGDVIGGLQLAHVASHEGIVAVEHIAGENPSPIDYVSISKCVYSSPEVASVGYTEEQAKEKGFEIKTGKFSFRAIGKALVYGESDGFVKIIANKENDDILGVHMIGPHVTDMISEAGLALVLDATPWEIGHTIHPHPSLSEAIGEAALAVDGKAIHS, from the coding sequence ATGGCAGAAGAGTATGATTTAGTCATCCTAGGAGGCGGAACTGGCGGTTACGTTGCAGCAATCCGTGCTTCTCAACTAGGACTAAAAACAGCAGTAGTAGAAAAGAAAAAACTTGGTGGAACGTGTCTACATGCAGGTTGTATTCCAAGTAAAGCTTTACTTCGTAGTGCAGAAGTATATGCACAAACGAAAAAGAGTGAAGAATTTGGGGTAGTAACAAGCGATGTAAAACTTGATTTCCTAAAAGTTCAAGAACGTAAGCAAAAAATCATCGACCAACTTCATGGCGGTGTGCAACATTTAATGAAACAAGGGAAAATCGATGTATTCCACGGTACAGGACGTATTTTGGGACCTTCTATTTTCTCACCAATGCCAGGAACTATTTCTGTAGAATTTGAAAATGGCGATGAAAATGCAATGTTAATTCCTAAAAACGTTATTGTTGCGACAGGATCTCGTCCACGTTCACTTCCAGGATTAGAAATTGACGGTACTTTAGTAATGACTTCTGATGAAGCACTTCAATTAGAAGAATTACCAAAGTCAATCATCATCGTTGGTGGAGGCGTAATCGGTATCGAGTGGGCTTCCATGTTATCTGACTTTGGCGTAGAAGTAACGGTATTAGAATATGCAGATCGTATTTTACCAACAGAAGATAAAGAAATTTCTAAAGAAATGCAACGCCTAATGAAAAAGCATGGTGTGAAAGTTGTTACAGGTGCAAAAGTGCTTCCTGAGACATTAGTAAAATCGGATGTTGTAACAATTAAAGCAGAGCATAAAGGGGTAGAAAAATCCTTTACTGCAGAAAAAATGCTTGTATCTGTAGGTCGTCAAGCAAACGTAGAAGGTATTGGAATAGAAAATACGGATATCGTAGTTGATAAAGGATTTATCCTAACAAACGATTACTTTCAAACAAAAGAGTCTCACATCTATGCAATTGGTGACGTAATTGGTGGTCTTCAACTAGCACATGTTGCTTCTCACGAAGGAATAGTAGCGGTTGAACACATTGCTGGAGAAAATCCATCGCCAATCGACTACGTTTCCATTTCTAAATGTGTATACAGCTCCCCTGAAGTGGCAAGTGTTGGTTACACAGAAGAACAAGCAAAAGAAAAAGGCTTTGAAATTAAAACAGGTAAATTCTCTTTCCGTGCGATCGGTAAAGCTCTTGTTTACGGTGAATCTGATGGCTTTGTGAAAATTATTGCCAACAAGGAAAATGATGACATCTTAGGAGTTCACATGATTGGACCACACGTTACAGATATGATTTCTGAAGCAGGTCTTGCGCTTGTACTTGATGCGACTCCTTGGGAAATTGGTCACACTATTCACCCTCACCCATCATTATCTGAAGCAATTGGTGAAGCAGCACTTGCTGTTGATGGAAAAGCAATTCATTCTTAG
- a CDS encoding nuclease-related domain-containing protein — translation MIIKYRNKPLKIQTYEAFLTRLSQNHYKRHLIESDFGKYNAGFQGEKATDYQLQYICPSTFNIIQNLRLKVDGITSQNDSVVYSKKQFNIIEAKNYSGEVIFDEAQVIKINNNGKKESYTNPIWQVQRQEHMLRKWLNYNNFPSIPINSFVVITNPTTIFDVTKLPPNLAKKVIGIDALPWKIQELDEKIKYTKYNTEQFNLVGEKLVQDHKPEKIDILSKYGVNKDEIILGAKCPKCNALPLELKNNKWKCINNCKVKTKDIVQHSLIDYSLLISSSFSNSEFREFFNLPSQIRAKNILKNINLIQTGKCKHTRYHLPLTD, via the coding sequence TTGATAATAAAATATAGAAATAAGCCTTTAAAAATACAAACATATGAAGCATTTTTAACTAGACTTTCCCAAAATCACTACAAAAGACATTTAATAGAATCCGATTTCGGCAAGTATAATGCTGGTTTTCAAGGTGAAAAGGCTACAGATTACCAACTTCAATATATTTGTCCCAGCACATTTAACATTATTCAAAACCTGAGGCTAAAAGTAGATGGAATTACATCACAAAACGATTCCGTTGTTTATTCAAAGAAACAATTTAATATAATTGAAGCAAAAAATTATAGTGGCGAAGTCATATTTGATGAGGCTCAAGTAATTAAGATTAACAATAATGGTAAAAAAGAGAGTTATACAAATCCAATTTGGCAAGTACAAAGGCAAGAACATATGCTTAGAAAATGGCTAAACTACAACAACTTCCCCTCAATTCCAATTAACTCATTTGTTGTTATAACAAACCCTACTACAATATTTGATGTTACAAAACTACCTCCTAACCTTGCTAAGAAAGTCATCGGTATAGATGCCCTACCTTGGAAAATTCAAGAATTAGACGAAAAAATAAAATATACAAAATACAATACAGAACAATTCAATTTAGTTGGAGAAAAGTTGGTACAAGATCATAAGCCTGAAAAGATCGACATTTTATCCAAATACGGAGTTAATAAAGATGAAATAATATTAGGTGCAAAATGTCCTAAATGCAATGCTCTACCTTTGGAATTAAAAAACAATAAATGGAAGTGCATCAATAACTGTAAAGTGAAGACTAAAGATATCGTCCAACATTCATTAATTGACTATTCATTATTAATCTCGTCCAGTTTTAGTAATAGTGAGTTCAGAGAATTCTTTAATTTACCATCTCAAATTAGAGCTAAAAATATACTAAAAAATATAAATTTAATCCAAACAGGAAAATGCAAACACACCCGTTACCACCTCCCCCTAACCGACTAA
- a CDS encoding alpha-ketoacid dehydrogenase subunit beta, translating to MAVISYIDAVTMAIREEMERDDKVFILGEDVGLKGGVFKATTGLYDQFGEDRVIDAPLAESAIAGVAIGAAMYGMRPIAEMQFADFIMPAVNQIISEAARVRYRSNNDWSCPLVVRAPYGGGVHGALYHSQSVEAIFANQPGLKIVMPSTPYDVKGLLKAAIRDEDPVLFFEHKRAYRLIKGEVPTDDYVLPIGKADVKREGEDITVITYGLCVHFALQAAERLAQDGISAHILDLRTVYPLDKEAIMEAASKTGKVLLLTEDNKEGSIMSEVSAIISENCLFDLDAPIMRLAGPDVPAMPYAPTMEKYFMVNPDKVEKAMRELAEY from the coding sequence ATGGCAGTTATATCTTATATTGATGCGGTAACAATGGCGATCCGTGAAGAAATGGAACGCGATGATAAAGTATTTATTTTAGGAGAAGACGTTGGACTTAAAGGTGGAGTTTTCAAGGCTACTACTGGCCTTTACGATCAGTTCGGTGAAGATAGAGTAATCGATGCACCTCTTGCTGAGTCAGCAATCGCTGGTGTTGCAATCGGTGCAGCAATGTACGGCATGCGTCCTATCGCTGAAATGCAGTTCGCTGATTTCATCATGCCAGCAGTAAACCAAATTATTTCGGAAGCAGCACGTGTTCGCTACCGTTCTAACAACGACTGGTCTTGTCCACTTGTTGTACGTGCTCCATACGGTGGAGGAGTTCACGGTGCCCTTTACCACTCTCAATCCGTAGAAGCGATATTTGCAAACCAACCTGGATTAAAAATTGTAATGCCTTCTACTCCTTACGATGTAAAAGGATTATTAAAAGCAGCTATCCGTGACGAAGATCCAGTATTATTCTTCGAGCATAAGCGTGCTTACCGCCTAATCAAAGGTGAAGTTCCAACAGACGACTACGTATTACCAATCGGTAAAGCAGACGTAAAACGTGAAGGGGAAGACATCACAGTAATCACTTACGGATTATGTGTACACTTTGCACTTCAAGCAGCAGAGCGTCTAGCTCAAGATGGCATCTCTGCACACATTCTTGACTTACGTACTGTTTATCCATTAGATAAAGAAGCGATCATGGAAGCAGCTTCTAAAACAGGTAAAGTATTATTACTTACGGAAGATAACAAAGAAGGAAGCATCATGAGTGAAGTTTCTGCAATCATCTCTGAAAATTGCTTATTCGACCTTGATGCACCGATCATGCGCCTTGCTGGACCTGACGTACCTGCAATGCCATACGCACCAACAATGGAGAAATACTTCATGGTGAACCCTGATAAAGTAGAAAAGGCTATGCGTGAATTAGCTGAGTATTAA